From the Rhinolophus sinicus isolate RSC01 linkage group LG02, ASM3656204v1, whole genome shotgun sequence genome, one window contains:
- the MGP gene encoding matrix Gla protein: MKTLLLLSILAALAVAALCYESHESMESYEISPFINRRNANTFISQQQRWRAKAQERIRERTKPAYEFNREACDDYKLCERYAMVYGYNAAYNRYFRQRRGGK; encoded by the exons ATGAAGACTCTGCTGCTTCTCTCCATTCTGGCTGCCCTGGCCGTGGCAGCTTTGTGTTATG AGTCTCATGAAAGTATGGAATCCTATGAAATCA GTCCCTTCATCAACAGGAGAAATGCTAATACCTTTATATCCCAGCAACAGAGATGGAGAGCTAAAGCCCAAGAGAG AATCCGAGAACGCACTAAGCCTGCCTACGAGTTCAATCGGGAAGCGTGTGATGACTACAAACTGTGTGAACGCTATGCCATGGTTTATGGATACAATGCTGCCTACAATCGCTACTTCCGGCAGCGCCGAGGTGGCAAATGA